In the genome of Neofelis nebulosa isolate mNeoNeb1 chromosome 8, mNeoNeb1.pri, whole genome shotgun sequence, one region contains:
- the CHADL gene encoding chondroadherin-like protein isoform X2: MEGTQSVSLVLLLPLLLPPGPAWHAAAQRCPQTCVCDNSRRHVACRHQNLTEVPNAIPELTQRLDLQGNVLKVIPPAAFQELPYLTHLDLRHCQVELVAEGAFRGLGRLLLLNLASNRLSSLPQEALDGLGSLQRLELQGNMLEELRPGTFGALGALATLNLAHNALVYLPAMAFQGLTRARWLQLSHNALSVLAPEALAGLPALRRLSLHHNELQALPGAALAQARALARLELGHNPFTYVGEEDGLALPGLRELTLDHGALQALEPRAFARCPRLHTLDLRGNQLDTLPPLQGPGQLRRLRLQGNPLWCGCQARPLLEWLARARVRADGACRGPRRLRGEALDALRPSDLRCTGGRAEEEEEELLLAAARPRAPEGASKGDDGAAEPCPRACACVSESRHSGCEGRGLQAVPRGFPGDTQLLDLRRNRFPVLPRAAFPGLGRLVSLHLQHCGITELEAGALAGLGSLIYLYLSDNRLSGLSAAAFEGAPRLGYLYLERNRFGRVPGAALRAVPGLVSLHLQSNAVDRLEPGDLAGTQALRWLYLSSNRIAQVAPGAVGPAGELEKLHLDRNQLREVPTGALEGLPALLELQLSGNPLEALPDGAFRSVGQSLRHLFLNSSGLEQISPRAFSGLGPRLQSLYLQRNQLRAVPALPHLSQLELIDLSGNPFHCDCQLLPLHRWLTGLNLRVGATCASPPSAHGQRVKAATTVFETCPGWAARKAKRTPAARPSARSSPGKGRRWRADKVGRWGRRRAASEHWRRPALP, encoded by the exons ATGGAGGG gacCCAGAGCGTCTCCTTGGTGCTGCTGCTTCCCCTGCTGCTGCCACCGGGCCCAGCTTGGCATGCGGCTGCCCAACGCTGCCCACAGACGTGCGTTTGCGACAATTCCAGGCGGCATGTCGCCTGTCGGCACCAGAACCTCACTGAGGTGCCAAACGCCATCCCCGAG CTGACTCAGCGGCTGGACCTCCAAGGCAACGTGCTGAAGGTGATCCCCCCAGCTGCCTTCCAGGAGCTGCCTTACCTGACACATCTGGACCTGCGGCACTGCCAGGTGGAGCTGGTGGCCGAGGGCGCCTTCCGCGGCCTGGGCCGCCTGCTCCTCCTCAACCTGGCCTCCAACCGCCTGAGCTCGCTGCCCCAGGAAGCCCTGGACGGGCTGGGCTCACTGCAGCGGCTGGAGCTGCAGGGGAATATGCTGGAGGAGCTGCGGCCGGGCACGTTCGGGGCGCTGGGTGCGCTGGCCACCCTGAACCTGGCCCACAACGCCCTCGTCTACCTGCCCGCCATGGCCTTCCAGGGGCTGACGCGCGCCCGCTGGCTGCAGCTGTCCCACAACGCGCTCAGCGTGCTGGCCCCCGAGGCCCTGGCCGGCCTGCCCGCCCTGCGCCGGCTCAGCCTGCACCACAACGAGCTGCAGGCCCTGCCGGGGGCGGCCTTGGCCCAGGCCCGCGCCCTGGCCCGGCTCGAGCTGGGCCACAACCCCTTCACCTACGTGGGTGAGGAGGACGGGCTGGCGCTGCCGGGCCTCCGGGAGCTGACGCTGGACCACGGCGCCCTGCAGGCCCTGGAGCCCAGGGCCTTCGCCCGCTGCCCGCGCCTGCACACGCTGGACCTCCGTGGGAACCAGCTGGACACCCTGCCGCCCCTGCAGGGCCCCGGGCAGCTGCGCCGGCTGAGGCTGCAGGGGAACCCTCTGTGGTGCGGCTGCCAGGCCCGGCCGCTGCTCGAGTGGCtggcgcgcgcgcgtgtgcgcgcggACGGCGCGTGCAGGGGCCCCCGGCGCCTTCGAGGCGAGGCCCTGGACGCCCTGAGGCCCTCAGACCTGCGCTGCACCGGAGGCagggcggaggaggaggaggaagagctgcTGCTGGCGGCCGCGCGGCCCCGCGCCCCCGAGGGCGCCTCCAAGGGGGACGACGGGGCGGCCGAGCCCTGCCCGCGGGCCTGCGCGTGCGTGTCCGAGTCCCGGCACAGCGGCTGCGAGGGCCGAGGCCTGCAGGCCGTGCCCCGCGGCTTCCCCGGCGACACCCAGCTCCTGGACCTGAGGCGGAACCGCTTCCCCGTGCTCCCCCGGGCGGCCTTCCCGGGCCTGGGCCGCCTGGTGTCGCTGCACCTGCAGCACTGCGGCATCACGGAGCTGGAGGCGGGCGCCCTGGCGGGGCTGGGCAGCCTGATCTACCTCTACCTCTCTGACAACCGGCTCTCGGGCCTCAGCGCTGCTGCCTTCGAGGGGGCCCCCCGCCTCGGCTACCTGTACCTGGAGCGCAACCGCTTCGGGCGAGTGCCGGGGGCCGCCCTGCGCGCCGTGCCCGGCCTCGTTTCCCTGCACCTGCAGAGCAACGCCGTGGACCGCCTGGAACCCGGGGACCTGGCAGGCACGCAGGCCTTGCGCTGGCTCTACCTGAGCAGCAACCGCATCGCCCAAGTGGCCCCCGGGGCAGTGGGCCCGGCCGGAGAGCTGGAGAAGCTGCACCTCGACAGGAACCAACTGCGAGAGGTGCCCACTGGGGCCTTGGAGGGGctgcctgccctcctggagctgcaGCTCTCGGGGAACCCTCTCGAAGCTCTGCCGGATGGGGCCTTCCGGTCTGTGGGCCAGTCACTGCGGCACCTCTTCCTGAACAGCAGTGGCCTGGAGCAG ATTTCTCCCAGGGCCTTCTCGGGCCTGGGACCCCGGCTCCAGAGCCTGTACCTACAGAGGAACCAGCTGCGGGCCGTGCCCGCCCTGCCCCATCTCAGCCAGCTGGAGCTCATTGACCTCAGCGGCAACCCCTTCCACTGCGACTGCCAGCTGCTCCCGCTGCACAG gtGGCTCACTGGGCTGAACCTGCGTGTGGGGGCCACGTGTGCCAGCCCTCCCAGTGCCCATGGCCAGAGGGTGAAGGCTGCGACGACTGTTTTTGAAACCTGCCCAGGCTGGGCTGCCAGGAAGGCCAAGCGGACGCCGGCCGCCAGGCCCAGTGCCAGGAGCAGCCCCGGGAAGGGGAGACGGTGGAGAGCAGACAAGGTTGGCAG
- the CHADL gene encoding chondroadherin-like protein isoform X1 codes for MEGTQSVSLVLLLPLLLPPGPAWHAAAQRCPQTCVCDNSRRHVACRHQNLTEVPNAIPELTQRLDLQGNVLKVIPPAAFQELPYLTHLDLRHCQVELVAEGAFRGLGRLLLLNLASNRLSSLPQEALDGLGSLQRLELQGNMLEELRPGTFGALGALATLNLAHNALVYLPAMAFQGLTRARWLQLSHNALSVLAPEALAGLPALRRLSLHHNELQALPGAALAQARALARLELGHNPFTYVGEEDGLALPGLRELTLDHGALQALEPRAFARCPRLHTLDLRGNQLDTLPPLQGPGQLRRLRLQGNPLWCGCQARPLLEWLARARVRADGACRGPRRLRGEALDALRPSDLRCTGGRAEEEEEELLLAAARPRAPEGASKGDDGAAEPCPRACACVSESRHSGCEGRGLQAVPRGFPGDTQLLDLRRNRFPVLPRAAFPGLGRLVSLHLQHCGITELEAGALAGLGSLIYLYLSDNRLSGLSAAAFEGAPRLGYLYLERNRFGRVPGAALRAVPGLVSLHLQSNAVDRLEPGDLAGTQALRWLYLSSNRIAQVAPGAVGPAGELEKLHLDRNQLREVPTGALEGLPALLELQLSGNPLEALPDGAFRSVGQSLRHLFLNSSGLEQISPRAFSGLGPRLQSLYLQRNQLRAVPALPHLSQLELIDLSGNPFHCDCQLLPLHRWLTGLNLRVGATCASPPSAHGQRVKAATTVFETCPGWAARKAKRTPAARPSARSSPGKGRRWRADKLPHLWLGPDGFVRKQLHDFILWDTGLSDKPQNTWTQRVPKSNATVTVFAGSSLIPQFPDLKGPAHTWDRESRSAGAVVASHCSPATGWTPLRVVPSPA; via the exons ATGGAGGG gacCCAGAGCGTCTCCTTGGTGCTGCTGCTTCCCCTGCTGCTGCCACCGGGCCCAGCTTGGCATGCGGCTGCCCAACGCTGCCCACAGACGTGCGTTTGCGACAATTCCAGGCGGCATGTCGCCTGTCGGCACCAGAACCTCACTGAGGTGCCAAACGCCATCCCCGAG CTGACTCAGCGGCTGGACCTCCAAGGCAACGTGCTGAAGGTGATCCCCCCAGCTGCCTTCCAGGAGCTGCCTTACCTGACACATCTGGACCTGCGGCACTGCCAGGTGGAGCTGGTGGCCGAGGGCGCCTTCCGCGGCCTGGGCCGCCTGCTCCTCCTCAACCTGGCCTCCAACCGCCTGAGCTCGCTGCCCCAGGAAGCCCTGGACGGGCTGGGCTCACTGCAGCGGCTGGAGCTGCAGGGGAATATGCTGGAGGAGCTGCGGCCGGGCACGTTCGGGGCGCTGGGTGCGCTGGCCACCCTGAACCTGGCCCACAACGCCCTCGTCTACCTGCCCGCCATGGCCTTCCAGGGGCTGACGCGCGCCCGCTGGCTGCAGCTGTCCCACAACGCGCTCAGCGTGCTGGCCCCCGAGGCCCTGGCCGGCCTGCCCGCCCTGCGCCGGCTCAGCCTGCACCACAACGAGCTGCAGGCCCTGCCGGGGGCGGCCTTGGCCCAGGCCCGCGCCCTGGCCCGGCTCGAGCTGGGCCACAACCCCTTCACCTACGTGGGTGAGGAGGACGGGCTGGCGCTGCCGGGCCTCCGGGAGCTGACGCTGGACCACGGCGCCCTGCAGGCCCTGGAGCCCAGGGCCTTCGCCCGCTGCCCGCGCCTGCACACGCTGGACCTCCGTGGGAACCAGCTGGACACCCTGCCGCCCCTGCAGGGCCCCGGGCAGCTGCGCCGGCTGAGGCTGCAGGGGAACCCTCTGTGGTGCGGCTGCCAGGCCCGGCCGCTGCTCGAGTGGCtggcgcgcgcgcgtgtgcgcgcggACGGCGCGTGCAGGGGCCCCCGGCGCCTTCGAGGCGAGGCCCTGGACGCCCTGAGGCCCTCAGACCTGCGCTGCACCGGAGGCagggcggaggaggaggaggaagagctgcTGCTGGCGGCCGCGCGGCCCCGCGCCCCCGAGGGCGCCTCCAAGGGGGACGACGGGGCGGCCGAGCCCTGCCCGCGGGCCTGCGCGTGCGTGTCCGAGTCCCGGCACAGCGGCTGCGAGGGCCGAGGCCTGCAGGCCGTGCCCCGCGGCTTCCCCGGCGACACCCAGCTCCTGGACCTGAGGCGGAACCGCTTCCCCGTGCTCCCCCGGGCGGCCTTCCCGGGCCTGGGCCGCCTGGTGTCGCTGCACCTGCAGCACTGCGGCATCACGGAGCTGGAGGCGGGCGCCCTGGCGGGGCTGGGCAGCCTGATCTACCTCTACCTCTCTGACAACCGGCTCTCGGGCCTCAGCGCTGCTGCCTTCGAGGGGGCCCCCCGCCTCGGCTACCTGTACCTGGAGCGCAACCGCTTCGGGCGAGTGCCGGGGGCCGCCCTGCGCGCCGTGCCCGGCCTCGTTTCCCTGCACCTGCAGAGCAACGCCGTGGACCGCCTGGAACCCGGGGACCTGGCAGGCACGCAGGCCTTGCGCTGGCTCTACCTGAGCAGCAACCGCATCGCCCAAGTGGCCCCCGGGGCAGTGGGCCCGGCCGGAGAGCTGGAGAAGCTGCACCTCGACAGGAACCAACTGCGAGAGGTGCCCACTGGGGCCTTGGAGGGGctgcctgccctcctggagctgcaGCTCTCGGGGAACCCTCTCGAAGCTCTGCCGGATGGGGCCTTCCGGTCTGTGGGCCAGTCACTGCGGCACCTCTTCCTGAACAGCAGTGGCCTGGAGCAG ATTTCTCCCAGGGCCTTCTCGGGCCTGGGACCCCGGCTCCAGAGCCTGTACCTACAGAGGAACCAGCTGCGGGCCGTGCCCGCCCTGCCCCATCTCAGCCAGCTGGAGCTCATTGACCTCAGCGGCAACCCCTTCCACTGCGACTGCCAGCTGCTCCCGCTGCACAG gtGGCTCACTGGGCTGAACCTGCGTGTGGGGGCCACGTGTGCCAGCCCTCCCAGTGCCCATGGCCAGAGGGTGAAGGCTGCGACGACTGTTTTTGAAACCTGCCCAGGCTGGGCTGCCAGGAAGGCCAAGCGGACGCCGGCCGCCAGGCCCAGTGCCAGGAGCAGCCCCGGGAAGGGGAGACGGTGGAGAGCAGACAAG CTCCCCCACCTCTGGCTGGGCCCAGATGGGTTTGTGAGGAAACAACTGCACGATTTCATCCTGTGGGACACTGGCCTTTCCGATAAGCCACAGAATACCTGGACCCAACGTGTCCCTAAAAGTAATGCCACCGTCACCGTATTTGCCGGATCATCGTTGATCCCACAGTTTCCTGACCTCAAGGGCCCAGCTCACacctgggacagagagagcaggagcgcAGGGGCCGTCGTGGCCTCCCACTGCTCGCCGGCCACGGGCTGGACCCCGCTCCGTGTCGTTCCATCACCCGCCTGA
- the CHADL gene encoding chondroadherin-like protein isoform X3: MEGTQSVSLVLLLPLLLPPGPAWHAAAQRCPQTCVCDNSRRHVACRHQNLTEVPNAIPELTQRLDLQGNVLKVIPPAAFQELPYLTHLDLRHCQVELVAEGAFRGLGRLLLLNLASNRLSSLPQEALDGLGSLQRLELQGNMLEELRPGTFGALGALATLNLAHNALVYLPAMAFQGLTRARWLQLSHNALSVLAPEALAGLPALRRLSLHHNELQALPGAALAQARALARLELGHNPFTYVGEEDGLALPGLRELTLDHGALQALEPRAFARCPRLHTLDLRGNQLDTLPPLQGPGQLRRLRLQGNPLWCGCQARPLLEWLARARVRADGACRGPRRLRGEALDALRPSDLRCTGGRAEEEEEELLLAAARPRAPEGASKGDDGAAEPCPRACACVSESRHSGCEGRGLQAVPRGFPGDTQLLDLRRNRFPVLPRAAFPGLGRLVSLHLQHCGITELEAGALAGLGSLIYLYLSDNRLSGLSAAAFEGAPRLGYLYLERNRFGRVPGAALRAVPGLVSLHLQSNAVDRLEPGDLAGTQALRWLYLSSNRIAQVAPGAVGPAGELEKLHLDRNQLREVPTGALEGLPALLELQLSGNPLEALPDGAFRSVGQSLRHLFLNSSGLEQISPRAFSGLGPRLQSLYLQRNQLRAVPALPHLSQLELIDLSGNPFHCDCQLLPLHRWLTGLNLRVGATCASPPSAHGQRVKAATTVFETCPGWAARKAKRTPAARPSARSSPGKGRRWRADKVGKEKGRL; the protein is encoded by the exons ATGGAGGG gacCCAGAGCGTCTCCTTGGTGCTGCTGCTTCCCCTGCTGCTGCCACCGGGCCCAGCTTGGCATGCGGCTGCCCAACGCTGCCCACAGACGTGCGTTTGCGACAATTCCAGGCGGCATGTCGCCTGTCGGCACCAGAACCTCACTGAGGTGCCAAACGCCATCCCCGAG CTGACTCAGCGGCTGGACCTCCAAGGCAACGTGCTGAAGGTGATCCCCCCAGCTGCCTTCCAGGAGCTGCCTTACCTGACACATCTGGACCTGCGGCACTGCCAGGTGGAGCTGGTGGCCGAGGGCGCCTTCCGCGGCCTGGGCCGCCTGCTCCTCCTCAACCTGGCCTCCAACCGCCTGAGCTCGCTGCCCCAGGAAGCCCTGGACGGGCTGGGCTCACTGCAGCGGCTGGAGCTGCAGGGGAATATGCTGGAGGAGCTGCGGCCGGGCACGTTCGGGGCGCTGGGTGCGCTGGCCACCCTGAACCTGGCCCACAACGCCCTCGTCTACCTGCCCGCCATGGCCTTCCAGGGGCTGACGCGCGCCCGCTGGCTGCAGCTGTCCCACAACGCGCTCAGCGTGCTGGCCCCCGAGGCCCTGGCCGGCCTGCCCGCCCTGCGCCGGCTCAGCCTGCACCACAACGAGCTGCAGGCCCTGCCGGGGGCGGCCTTGGCCCAGGCCCGCGCCCTGGCCCGGCTCGAGCTGGGCCACAACCCCTTCACCTACGTGGGTGAGGAGGACGGGCTGGCGCTGCCGGGCCTCCGGGAGCTGACGCTGGACCACGGCGCCCTGCAGGCCCTGGAGCCCAGGGCCTTCGCCCGCTGCCCGCGCCTGCACACGCTGGACCTCCGTGGGAACCAGCTGGACACCCTGCCGCCCCTGCAGGGCCCCGGGCAGCTGCGCCGGCTGAGGCTGCAGGGGAACCCTCTGTGGTGCGGCTGCCAGGCCCGGCCGCTGCTCGAGTGGCtggcgcgcgcgcgtgtgcgcgcggACGGCGCGTGCAGGGGCCCCCGGCGCCTTCGAGGCGAGGCCCTGGACGCCCTGAGGCCCTCAGACCTGCGCTGCACCGGAGGCagggcggaggaggaggaggaagagctgcTGCTGGCGGCCGCGCGGCCCCGCGCCCCCGAGGGCGCCTCCAAGGGGGACGACGGGGCGGCCGAGCCCTGCCCGCGGGCCTGCGCGTGCGTGTCCGAGTCCCGGCACAGCGGCTGCGAGGGCCGAGGCCTGCAGGCCGTGCCCCGCGGCTTCCCCGGCGACACCCAGCTCCTGGACCTGAGGCGGAACCGCTTCCCCGTGCTCCCCCGGGCGGCCTTCCCGGGCCTGGGCCGCCTGGTGTCGCTGCACCTGCAGCACTGCGGCATCACGGAGCTGGAGGCGGGCGCCCTGGCGGGGCTGGGCAGCCTGATCTACCTCTACCTCTCTGACAACCGGCTCTCGGGCCTCAGCGCTGCTGCCTTCGAGGGGGCCCCCCGCCTCGGCTACCTGTACCTGGAGCGCAACCGCTTCGGGCGAGTGCCGGGGGCCGCCCTGCGCGCCGTGCCCGGCCTCGTTTCCCTGCACCTGCAGAGCAACGCCGTGGACCGCCTGGAACCCGGGGACCTGGCAGGCACGCAGGCCTTGCGCTGGCTCTACCTGAGCAGCAACCGCATCGCCCAAGTGGCCCCCGGGGCAGTGGGCCCGGCCGGAGAGCTGGAGAAGCTGCACCTCGACAGGAACCAACTGCGAGAGGTGCCCACTGGGGCCTTGGAGGGGctgcctgccctcctggagctgcaGCTCTCGGGGAACCCTCTCGAAGCTCTGCCGGATGGGGCCTTCCGGTCTGTGGGCCAGTCACTGCGGCACCTCTTCCTGAACAGCAGTGGCCTGGAGCAG ATTTCTCCCAGGGCCTTCTCGGGCCTGGGACCCCGGCTCCAGAGCCTGTACCTACAGAGGAACCAGCTGCGGGCCGTGCCCGCCCTGCCCCATCTCAGCCAGCTGGAGCTCATTGACCTCAGCGGCAACCCCTTCCACTGCGACTGCCAGCTGCTCCCGCTGCACAG gtGGCTCACTGGGCTGAACCTGCGTGTGGGGGCCACGTGTGCCAGCCCTCCCAGTGCCCATGGCCAGAGGGTGAAGGCTGCGACGACTGTTTTTGAAACCTGCCCAGGCTGGGCTGCCAGGAAGGCCAAGCGGACGCCGGCCGCCAGGCCCAGTGCCAGGAGCAGCCCCGGGAAGGGGAGACGGTGGAGAGCAGACAAG